Below is a window of Salmo trutta chromosome 35, fSalTru1.1, whole genome shotgun sequence DNA.
GAGCGCACAGACTTCCTGAAATCTGGCATTGGGAACAAAGTAGGCTGTACGATTGGCTACTCCCGAGACGACTAAacctacttagctagctagtttgtagCTGGCTATTGACGGACAACATTCATGCAGCAACATAGTTGATCCTCACAATCAATGACATCCCCACAGCAGCCATACATTTCATCATGAGCATATTGAACCATGCGGGTGAGGTTAAAACACAGCTAGCGAGCATTCACTAAGAAAATGTATCAGAAAATGGCAGCATGCCGATAAACAGCTAGCTGCAGCATACTAGCAGTAGCAGCAAGCAGCAGCAGGATGTGTGAGCAGAACCGGTCAATTTAAGTGGACCGCCAAGTAAGGTAAGCGTGATTGCACCAATTAGATGTTAGTAATCTCAGTTAAGGTGGGCACTCAGGTTCCCTTTCTGAACTGGCTTCGCTTTATGGACACCATGGAATCTCTGGGAATATCAATGGAATcgaataaaactttttttttttcatgcaCACCAAGTGTACCAGTTATTTGTATCTGTAATTAACTTAAATGTTCCCCTCTAGGTGTTCGTCTGCATTCTTTTCGGAGGAGCGGACTGCACTGAGACAAAAGAGGCAGAAGATGCGTCTGCTGCAGCAGAGGAAGCTTGCCGATGTGTCACACTGCAAAGACCTCCCCGATGAGATTCCCCTGCCGCTCGTCATAGGAACCAAAGTCACTGGTACAACACTGTTGTCATGGCAACCAAAGTGACTTGTTAATTATCAGCAGCCCTTACCCTAAAAGTAGCTATCATAGTCACTGGTGAAATATCCACAAACCTGTAGCCATAGCAACCAAAGTCACCTGCAAATATCTCCCGATTTAGATTTCTTCATTTTTGTATGTGCAGCCAGCTTTGAGTATTGATGTCTGTGTGTATTCCAGCTCGTCTCAGGGGAGTCCATGACGGCCTGTTCACTGGGCAGATTGATGCTGTGGATACAGGCTCTGCCACTTACCGTGTGACCTTTGACCGGAATGGGCTGGGCACACACACTGTGCCTGACTACGAAGTGTTGGTATGCCTGCCTAGCCTTCAAATCACTCATTCAGTATTGATATGTTAGAACTGGGATTCTAACCTCATCAGACACGAACACATAAGTCTTTGGCCATCACTAGCAGTTCTGTCCAAACCCCAAGAAAGCATTACCAACCTAGAAGACAATACATTTTTCTTCCTCGATCACGCTCATATGCTTTCGGAAAATCAGCAGCAAGGGAGGGAACATGTACAAGATATTGCCAATACCATGGTGATTTATTGCATTACCAGCTAGAGTTTATTTAAAATATCTGTTGTGTTTCTTCCCTCTCCAGAGTAACGAGCCTAACGAGACCATGCCCATCTCAGCCTTTGCCCAGAAACAGAGACCCTCCCGCTTCCAGAACTTCATGACCCCACCTAGGTTAACTTACCCCTCTGCCACCACACCCATCCTCATGGTAAGCATGAAACAAGGGCTTCAGTGCACATTATAGTTGCCTTTCCAGTTTTATTTGTGATCATGTGAGATTACGGTGAACGCTTCATGTACTTCTATTGCTATAAGATGATTATGATGGACCCTTAAATTgaatattgttttgtttatttggaATTGACGCGTCCtgtgacaggacaacaaccccctCATCAGCCAGTCTCCATGGAAAAGCAAACTCTCCGGAGCGGAAGGGGACACACTCGGCGGATTCCCTGTCAAGTTCCTCGTTCAAGTGGTGAGTGTTCCTGTCTTGGCTTTGCCTCTAGGATCATATATCATAGTGTAAATATGTCCCACTaaaatctctccctctcctctgtctcctagACGAGGCTTTCCAAGATCCTTATGATCAAGAAGGAACGCATCAAGCACATGAAAGATATGAACTCAGAGGCTGAAAATCTGGTATGGTCATAGATAATTCTATAACAATATTATAACAGAATATTTTCATGACAGTATATTCagtcaaagaaattggaaataagtgacaaaaagtaaatgtatACCACTTCATTCACAAGGAGATTCCttcaaaaatattatttgaagatGTTTGTCTTTGTAGAAGTCATACTCAATGCCTATAGGCCTGGAGTTCCAGAAGCGTTATGCCACCACAGTACTGGAGCTGGAGCAGCTCAATAAGGACCTGAACAAGGTGCTGCACGATGTCCAGCAGTTCTGCTGCAAGGTGACGACTTCTTTCGGGCTCATCAAATAAATGGGCTATATTTGATAGTTTTGCAGCTAGATGTGTAACATGTAGCCTTGCCTCTTGTGAGGGTACTTAGTGAGAAGACATACCGAAGACTAGCAAAACATCAGCAATAGTCGTTTTAGATTGTCATCAGCGAAAGGGCATcttaataataatgtaaataaaatgcatttttgtTTCCAAAGCTTATATATGAACTTCTTTCTCTTCGGCTGTCCCAGAACAGTTTTGCAACAACATGAATCTAAGTATGTATGTCCGTGCGCCCTCTCCAGCTGGCCCCAGATCAGGGCATGGCGCCTGCGGACCGGCCCACAGAGCTGCGTCAGCACTGTGAGGAAGAGGCCAAGGAGATAGTGCAGCAGACCAACTCCCTCCGCGACGACCAGCAGTGTGTTTCTAACCCCAGACTCAAACACCTCATCTCAGGCCTCACCGCCTTGTTGCTTCAGATCAAGGTTAGTGTAAGGTACACACACAACAGCCTCACAGTCCTACTCAAGTTATTTGTTTGCCTGATCATGTATTTGTTTGTGCTCCAGTGTCTGGCTGAGGGAGGAGACCTGAACTCCTTTGAATTTAAATCACTGATGGACTCTCTGAATGACATAAAGAGCTCAATAGATCCCTCCAACCTCAAGTGAGTGCCTCTACATATCACACCCATTGTCTGCCCCAATATTTTGTCCTATTTAGAGTTATGCAGGGAGATGGATGGCGGTGATAGAAGTCTTCAGAGAAAGGTCTAAGTATGGCCAAGATGACAGGTGCATGTTCACATGGTCAAAATGTGTGTCTTGTCTGTGCAGTTGCTTCCAGAACAACGTAGAGATCCACGTAGCACACATCCAGAGTGGCCTGAGTCAGCTGGGAAACCTCCATGCCTTTGCAGCCAACAACACCAACACAGTCTGAAGCCGGCATCATTACCACACACAGAAAGCAGCCTGGTCAGCACCAACTAAgtggaacatacacacacaccatctcgaATGACTGAAAGAAAAGATGTCCTTTGTGGATCCCCTAACTTCCCCCCAAAAAAGGCCCCACTGAAATGATCTGGttcaacatgtatttttttaggTTGTGGGGAAATATCCTGATGTTTATCAGTCTGTCTTTGAAAATTATTTGTTTACTATAATGAAAACTGACATTTTAATGTATAGAAATGGCCCTGGTTCTCTAAACTAGATTTTGGTCATTGCGGGAATTCACGTACATTTCCTGTTATAGATGATTCTATAGTCTCATGGGCCAAACAGTACATTAAGCAGTTTCTataataatccatatttatttatttttgagtgATATAACAATATTTACCATTTGGAGCTTCCCTTTGAGTCAATGTTTTGTGTTCCTTTACTCAACTGG
It encodes the following:
- the LOC115174458 gene encoding protein lin-9 homolog isoform X3, coding for MRPTRSSKRSRLFREEEEQRLPSRSPRRSQRVTSVPQKFTTVTTPDKKVSQRIGLRLRNLLKLPKAHKWCIYEWFYSNIDRPLFEGDNDFCLCLKESFPNLKTRKLIRVEWGTIRRLMGKPRRCSSAFFSEERTALRQKRQKMRLLQQRKLADVSHCKDLPDEIPLPLVIGTKVTARLRGVHDGLFTGQIDAVDTGSATYRVTFDRNGLGTHTVPDYEVLSNEPNETMPISAFAQKQRPSRFQNFMTPPRLTYPSATTPILMDNNPLISQSPWKSKLSGAEGDTLGGFPVKFLVQVTRLSKILMIKKERIKHMKDMNSEAENLKSYSMPIGLEFQKRYATTVLELEQLNKDLNKVLHDVQQFCCKLAPDQGMAPADRPTELRQHCEEEAKEIVQQTNSLRDDQQCVSNPRLKHLISGLTALLLQIKCLAEGGDLNSFEFKSLMDSLNDIKSSIDPSNLNCFQNNVEIHVAHIQSGLSQLGNLHAFAANNTNTV
- the LOC115174458 gene encoding protein lin-9 homolog isoform X1, translating into MAEMDQLLDESSSAEALVSLKEGSLSNTLNEKQTKAHNTRGRHTLVSMETPTRSSKRSRLFREEEEQRLPSRSPRRSQRVTSVPQKFTTVTTPDKKVSQRIGLRLRNLLKLPKAHKWCIYEWFYSNIDRPLFEGDNDFCLCLKESFPNLKTRKLIRVEWGTIRRLMGKPRRCSSAFFSEERTALRQKRQKMRLLQQRKLADVSHCKDLPDEIPLPLVIGTKVTARLRGVHDGLFTGQIDAVDTGSATYRVTFDRNGLGTHTVPDYEVLSNEPNETMPISAFAQKQRPSRFQNFMTPPRLTYPSATTPILMDNNPLISQSPWKSKLSGAEGDTLGGFPVKFLVQVTRLSKILMIKKERIKHMKDMNSEAENLKSYSMPIGLEFQKRYATTVLELEQLNKDLNKVLHDVQQFCCKLAPDQGMAPADRPTELRQHCEEEAKEIVQQTNSLRDDQQCVSNPRLKHLISGLTALLLQIKCLAEGGDLNSFEFKSLMDSLNDIKSSIDPSNLNCFQNNVEIHVAHIQSGLSQLGNLHAFAANNTNTV
- the LOC115174458 gene encoding protein lin-9 homolog isoform X2, with the translated sequence MAEMDQLLDEKGSLSNTLNEKQTKAHNTRGRHTLVSMETPTRSSKRSRLFREEEEQRLPSRSPRRSQRVTSVPQKFTTVTTPDKKVSQRIGLRLRNLLKLPKAHKWCIYEWFYSNIDRPLFEGDNDFCLCLKESFPNLKTRKLIRVEWGTIRRLMGKPRRCSSAFFSEERTALRQKRQKMRLLQQRKLADVSHCKDLPDEIPLPLVIGTKVTARLRGVHDGLFTGQIDAVDTGSATYRVTFDRNGLGTHTVPDYEVLSNEPNETMPISAFAQKQRPSRFQNFMTPPRLTYPSATTPILMDNNPLISQSPWKSKLSGAEGDTLGGFPVKFLVQVTRLSKILMIKKERIKHMKDMNSEAENLKSYSMPIGLEFQKRYATTVLELEQLNKDLNKVLHDVQQFCCKLAPDQGMAPADRPTELRQHCEEEAKEIVQQTNSLRDDQQCVSNPRLKHLISGLTALLLQIKCLAEGGDLNSFEFKSLMDSLNDIKSSIDPSNLNCFQNNVEIHVAHIQSGLSQLGNLHAFAANNTNTV